In one window of Musa acuminata AAA Group cultivar baxijiao chromosome BXJ3-2, Cavendish_Baxijiao_AAA, whole genome shotgun sequence DNA:
- the LOC108951142 gene encoding flavonoid 3',5'-hydroxylase, with translation MALDIVLVAGILLGVIVHLLLRRRFQSIRRLRLPPGPSGVPIFGALPQIGPMPHASLANLAVRYGPIMYLRMGTKGVVVASSAGASRSFLKALDLQFANRPLPISGKDVTYDGQDFVFANYGPRWKLLRKLANLHFLGGKALTEWAPVRCDEIGRMLRAMLESSRNSRPVMVSEAMVCASANIIGQVMLSRRVFESQGEESNQFKDAITELLAWSGKFSIGDFVPAIAWMDLQGVQRQLRRVHVKLDALITALMAEHEATAHEREGRPDVLDLVLANRVDADGVSLSDVNMKGFISDMFIAGTDTSSIIIEWALAEMLRNPTILQRAQDEMDEVIGKNRRLEESDMPNLPYLRAICKEALRLHPSTPLGVPHYTFEACEVDGYHIPPNTRLIVNVWAIGRDPDVWEHPLEFKPERFLSGRNAKIEPLGNDFELIPFGAGRRICVGMHAGLIMLQYGLGSLLHSFHWKLADDVEELDMKEKFGAVLPKAVPLKAVVKPRLVESAYM, from the exons ATGGCTCTCGACATCGTTCTCGTTGCCGGCATCCTCTTGGGAGTCAtcgtccacctcctcctccgccgtagGTTCCAGTCCATCCGTCGGCTCCGGCTCCCCCCTGGCCCTTCGGGCGTTCCAATCTTCGGCGCCTTGCCGCAGATCGGTCCGATGCCCCACGCCTCCCTCGCTAACCTCGCCGTGCGCTACGGCCCCATCATGTACCTCAGGATGGGCACTAAAGGGGTCGTAGTTGCGTCCTCCGCTGGCGCCTCCCGCTCCTTTCTCAAGGCGCTCGACCTTCAGTTCGCCAACCGCCCCTTGCCCATCAGCGGGAAGGACGTCACCTACGACGGCCAGGACTTCGTGTTCGCCAACTACGGGCCTCGGTGGAAGCTCCTCCGCAAGCTCGCTAACCTCCACTTTCTCGGCGGCAAGGCGCTGACCGAGTGGGCCCCGGTTCGCTGCGACGAAATCGGTCGCATGCTCCGCGCCATGCTCGAGTCCAGCCGGAACTCGCGGCCAGTTATGGTGTCGGAAGCAATGGTGTGCGCCAGCGCCAACATCATCGGGCAGGTAATGCTGTCGCGGCGGGTGTTTGAGTCGCAGGGAGAGGAATCAAACCAGTTCAAGGACGCCATCACGGAGCTGCTAGCTTGGTCGGGGAAGTTCAGTATCGGCGACTTTGTGCCGGCGATTGCGTGGATGGACCTGCAGGGAGTGCAGCGGCAGCTGCGCCGGGTGCATGTGAAGTTAGACGCTCTGATCACGGCGCTCATGGCGGAGCACGAAGCTACGGCGCACGAGCGCGAGGGGAGGCCGGACGTGCTGGATCTTGTGTTGGCCAACAGGGTTGACGCTGATGGGGTGTCGCTTTCTGATGTCAACATGAAGGGATTTATCTCT GATATGTTTATTGCCGGAACCGATACATCATCCATCATAATCGAATGGGCGCTCGCAGAAATGCTAAGGAACCCAACCATCCTGCAGCGAGCTCAAGATGAGATGGACGAAGTAATCGGGAAGAACCGCAGGCTTGAAGAGTCTGACATGCCAAACCTTCCCTACTTACGAGCCATCTGCAAAGAGGCATTACGACTGCACCCTTCCACGCCGCTCGGCGTCCCACACTACACCTTCGAGGCATGCGAGGTGGATGGCTACCACATCCCCCCAAACACACGGCTCATCGTCAACGTATGGGCCATCGGGAGAGACCCCGACGTGTGGGAGCATCCCCTGGAGTTCAAGCCGGAGAGGTT cttAAGCGGTAGAAACGCCAAGATTGAGCCACTGGGGAACGACTTCGAGCTGATACCTTTCGGCGCCGGGAGAAGGATCTGCGTCGGAATGCATGCAGGACTCATCATGCTGCAGTATGGGCTCGGGTCTTTGTTGCACTCATTTCATTGGAAGCTTGCCGATGACGTAGAGGAGCTCGACATGAAGGAAAAATTTGGCGCCGTGCTTCCCAAGGCAGTGCCTCTCAAGGCTGTAGTTAAACCACGCCTCGTCGAAAGTGCCTATATGTGA